A part of Leptospira congkakensis genomic DNA contains:
- a CDS encoding flagellar biosynthesis anti-sigma factor FlgM, whose translation MNVDKVGRVGGYGYEPKKPQGPRETEAQAPVDTISISDAAKKIASEAKLQAEVKQIAKQIVQAPPEEDRTEKIKAIKERLKNGDYDNLSTEMLDKISDQIASTFLGQQ comes from the coding sequence ATGAACGTCGACAAAGTAGGACGAGTTGGTGGTTACGGGTACGAACCAAAAAAACCACAAGGCCCAAGAGAAACGGAAGCACAAGCTCCGGTAGATACTATTTCTATCTCTGATGCTGCCAAAAAAATTGCATCGGAAGCAAAGCTTCAAGCTGAAGTAAAACAAATCGCTAAACAAATCGTACAAGCTCCTCCAGAAGAGGATCGTACGGAAAAAATCAAAGCGATCAAAGAACGATTGAAAAACGGCGACTACGACAACCTCTCTACTGAGATGTTGGATAAAATCTCCGACCAAATCGCGTCAACTTTCCTCGGACAACAGTAA
- a CDS encoding LIC_20245 family lipoprotein, with protein MGIQKKLLFVSISLIGLFFLILLVMGGEDEEEARRKKEKGSQALALFGGGSANPKGTNRLGVRGEDAGSIFDSDYYNAGGMRYEEDGNLAGSEAGEVPINPQTGKPYPPEAMQAFEELREQFPDNDLIPKRLTPEDKQKQSELNQKLSRATNSVFGGSANATDITLYYNHVRKQGKDRLEIINYLIESQGGDDPEMDKKFQEILKNIQYQNEQVEKEATNAFQKAGISSP; from the coding sequence ATGGGAATCCAAAAAAAATTACTCTTTGTCTCCATTTCTCTAATTGGGCTTTTTTTTCTCATCCTACTCGTTATGGGTGGTGAGGATGAAGAAGAGGCTCGCCGTAAAAAAGAAAAAGGTTCACAAGCCCTAGCCCTATTTGGGGGAGGATCTGCCAACCCTAAGGGAACCAACCGTCTAGGGGTGCGTGGGGAAGATGCAGGTTCCATCTTTGATTCCGACTATTACAATGCTGGTGGGATGCGATACGAAGAAGATGGAAACCTTGCAGGATCGGAAGCGGGTGAAGTCCCCATCAATCCACAAACTGGAAAACCTTATCCTCCAGAAGCCATGCAAGCCTTCGAAGAACTTCGGGAACAATTTCCGGATAACGATTTGATCCCAAAACGATTGACTCCCGAAGACAAACAAAAGCAGTCAGAGCTCAATCAAAAGTTATCAAGAGCCACAAACTCAGTGTTTGGTGGATCTGCGAATGCGACGGACATTACTTTGTATTATAACCATGTCCGTAAACAAGGAAAAGATCGTTTGGAAATCATCAACTATTTGATTGAATCCCAAGGCGGTGATGATCCTGAGATGGATAAGAAGTTCCAAGAGATTTTAAAAAATATCCAATACCAAAATGAACAGGTGGAAAAAGAAGCAACCAATGCCTTCCAAAAGGCAGGGATTTCTTCTCCTTAA
- a CDS encoding iron-containing alcohol dehydrogenase: MPVLPEWINFQFPPKIHFEIDCGYKLGSFVKNIGSRVVLITTQKELENAEELSIIKTSLEKHAEGVIIYDDIVDRVHFKDLDSCAHFLRISNADCVVAYGSFESVNAGKAASLLATNDLFAEELLIGKKQPKKKGLPLIVVPTKPLLGNECSPFFSIVDDKDKNRKYFAHEWAFPELIVSDPKIGAGMSSSETAKTGISILSAAVDSILSKYANEITSSTALRSIELISKNIVPAIREPRNLGPKNSIYAASLLAGIAQSTSSLGLCYALSLAVTTVTNLDIFQSMSILLPHVMEYNLTSSAGKYVMIARALDEDVTNISVIEAAIKAVEGIRKIYLELRIPQRLSEYEVKKIDLPGIATLAATYSFLDCLPRELPKNEIETILVAAF; encoded by the coding sequence ATGCCAGTACTCCCCGAATGGATCAATTTTCAATTCCCACCAAAAATTCACTTCGAAATCGATTGTGGATACAAACTTGGATCATTTGTTAAAAACATTGGATCTCGTGTTGTTCTCATCACTACACAAAAAGAATTAGAAAACGCCGAAGAACTTTCTATTATCAAAACCAGTCTCGAAAAACACGCAGAAGGTGTGATCATTTATGATGACATTGTTGACCGAGTTCATTTTAAAGATTTAGATTCCTGTGCTCACTTCCTTAGAATTTCCAATGCAGATTGTGTGGTGGCTTATGGTTCTTTTGAATCAGTAAATGCAGGTAAGGCAGCATCATTACTAGCAACCAATGATTTATTTGCAGAAGAACTACTCATCGGTAAAAAACAACCTAAGAAAAAAGGCCTTCCTTTAATCGTTGTTCCCACAAAACCCCTACTCGGAAATGAATGTTCTCCTTTCTTTTCGATTGTGGATGATAAAGATAAAAATAGAAAATACTTTGCTCACGAATGGGCCTTCCCGGAACTGATTGTGTCTGATCCCAAAATCGGTGCTGGTATGTCCAGTTCTGAAACTGCTAAAACTGGAATCTCCATTTTATCAGCGGCAGTCGATAGTATCCTTTCTAAGTATGCCAATGAGATTACTTCCTCCACTGCACTTCGTTCCATAGAACTTATCTCCAAAAATATTGTACCGGCCATTCGTGAACCAAGAAACTTGGGACCAAAAAACTCCATTTATGCAGCAAGTCTACTTGCAGGAATTGCTCAGTCCACAAGTAGTCTTGGGCTCTGTTATGCACTGTCACTTGCGGTAACAACTGTTACGAACTTAGATATTTTTCAAAGTATGTCGATCCTTCTCCCACATGTTATGGAATACAACCTGACATCTTCCGCGGGTAAGTATGTAATGATTGCGAGAGCCTTGGATGAAGATGTTACCAATATCTCCGTGATTGAAGCTGCCATCAAAGCGGTAGAAGGGATTCGTAAAATTTATTTGGAACTTCGCATTCCCCAAAGGTTGTCCGAATACGAAGTGAAAAAAATCGATCTACCAGGAATTGCTACCCTTGCGGCAACTTACTCGTTTCTTGATTGTCTTCCTAGAGAACTTCCCAAAAATGAAATCGAAACCATCCTTGTGGCTGCGTTTTAG
- a CDS encoding LIC11073 family putative lipoprotein, translated as MRFPSLHPLYFICISFLSFFGCGVNTDTPVAPFVFLVPPNVPQILSVVAVNSNITNDYQTDFFNFTADPRPEFILRYYVTNREPQFLGYNLYVTTAFPGIIQTIQGEWLEDGVQPSFPHLPYEASTESSKIVTKRIRFAVPPPGAEFFQKCQIYNFTLRSMLTGGLISNPSTTSSTCAIPNRVNDIQTLCAVGTGCNTSICANAACGTPSACALGTACNPCTKGNNDVGCACPAGQSPPGCQFVGP; from the coding sequence ATGCGTTTTCCCTCGTTACATCCACTTTACTTTATCTGCATTTCTTTTCTCTCTTTTTTTGGGTGCGGAGTCAATACGGACACACCTGTCGCTCCCTTCGTTTTTTTGGTTCCACCCAATGTGCCGCAGATCCTATCTGTAGTTGCCGTCAATAGCAACATTACCAATGACTACCAAACGGATTTTTTCAATTTTACCGCAGACCCAAGACCAGAATTCATCCTTCGTTATTACGTGACCAATAGAGAACCCCAATTTTTGGGTTACAATCTCTATGTGACCACAGCTTTTCCAGGGATCATCCAAACCATTCAGGGAGAATGGTTGGAAGATGGGGTACAACCAAGTTTCCCCCACCTTCCTTATGAAGCTTCTACAGAATCCTCTAAAATTGTTACCAAACGGATTCGTTTTGCCGTTCCTCCTCCGGGAGCCGAGTTTTTCCAAAAATGCCAAATCTATAACTTTACCTTACGTTCCATGTTAACTGGTGGACTCATCTCCAATCCTTCCACTACGTCAAGTACCTGTGCGATTCCCAATCGGGTGAACGATATCCAAACCCTTTGTGCTGTGGGCACTGGTTGTAATACCTCCATTTGCGCCAATGCCGCTTGTGGCACTCCCTCAGCTTGTGCATTAGGAACCGCATGTAACCCCTGTACGAAGGGGAATAATGACGTTGGTTGCGCTTGTCCTGCTGGACAGTCTCCTCCAGGATGCCAATTCGTTGGCCCATAA
- the glpK gene encoding glycerol kinase GlpK, which produces MAKKNYIIGIDAGTTGIRTFCFDDKGKVISSAYQEFKQYYPKPGWVEHDPEEIWVKTQKLIGTAIRNGKLNPKDAVAIGITNQRETSVVWDKKTGKPVYNAIVWQCRRTSDICKELKKQSLDSNFRNKTGLVLDAYFSGTKIQWILDNVKGARAKAEKGDLLFGTIDTWLLYKLTGHKEHKTDHTNASRTLLFNIQTKEWDEELCEILRVPMSMLPKAFNSKNLFGFTSNVKSLPDGIPISSLVGDQQGALFGQLCTEPGEAKNTYGTGCFLLFNVGDEFRISNQGLITTLALGPEGKTVYCLEGSVFIGGAVVQFLRDNLEFFKYSKDSEKLVKAIKTKDDLVFVPAFAGLGAPHWDQEARGAIFGLSRDTSPAQITRAALKAIALQSYELANAMEKETGKPLKFLRVDGGATSNAWLMQFQADILGTKVIRPQNVDTTVLGAAYLAGLERGFFKSVASLRKDAKTSEFQPKMKESERKEEINKWNWAISRVKTGN; this is translated from the coding sequence ATGGCAAAAAAGAATTATATCATTGGGATTGATGCAGGGACTACGGGAATTCGAACATTTTGTTTTGACGATAAAGGAAAAGTAATCTCATCTGCTTACCAAGAATTCAAACAATACTATCCCAAACCAGGTTGGGTGGAACATGATCCAGAAGAGATCTGGGTCAAAACGCAAAAACTCATTGGTACTGCTATCAGGAATGGAAAGCTAAACCCAAAAGATGCAGTTGCCATTGGGATCACTAACCAAAGAGAAACTTCTGTAGTTTGGGATAAAAAGACCGGCAAACCAGTGTACAACGCCATTGTATGGCAATGCAGAAGAACTTCTGATATTTGTAAGGAATTAAAAAAACAAAGTCTAGATTCCAACTTCCGAAACAAAACAGGACTTGTTTTAGATGCATATTTTTCGGGAACCAAAATTCAGTGGATCCTTGATAACGTAAAGGGTGCTCGCGCCAAAGCAGAAAAAGGTGATTTGTTATTTGGAACCATCGACACTTGGCTTTTGTACAAACTGACCGGACACAAAGAACACAAAACCGATCATACAAATGCATCCAGAACCCTTCTTTTTAATATCCAAACCAAAGAATGGGATGAGGAACTCTGTGAAATTTTAAGAGTTCCTATGTCCATGTTACCAAAAGCATTCAATTCAAAAAATCTATTTGGATTCACTTCAAATGTAAAATCTCTTCCTGATGGCATTCCCATTTCTTCTCTTGTAGGTGACCAACAAGGTGCTCTTTTTGGACAACTTTGTACGGAACCTGGAGAAGCCAAAAACACTTATGGCACGGGATGTTTTTTACTCTTCAATGTAGGGGATGAATTTAGAATCTCCAACCAAGGTCTCATCACAACCCTTGCACTCGGTCCAGAAGGAAAAACGGTCTATTGTTTGGAAGGTTCTGTATTTATTGGTGGAGCGGTAGTGCAGTTTCTCCGTGACAATTTAGAATTTTTTAAATACTCTAAGGATTCTGAAAAATTAGTGAAGGCCATCAAAACAAAAGATGATTTAGTTTTTGTTCCTGCCTTTGCAGGTCTTGGTGCACCTCATTGGGACCAAGAAGCACGTGGTGCGATCTTTGGACTCTCTCGCGACACAAGTCCTGCACAGATCACAAGAGCCGCCCTCAAAGCCATTGCTTTACAATCCTATGAACTCGCCAATGCGATGGAAAAAGAAACAGGAAAACCTTTGAAGTTTTTACGTGTTGATGGGGGAGCCACTTCCAATGCCTGGCTTATGCAATTCCAAGCAGATATTCTTGGAACCAAAGTCATCAGACCTCAGAACGTAGATACAACGGTACTTGGTGCTGCTTATCTTGCAGGTCTCGAACGAGGGTTTTTTAAATCAGTGGCAAGTCTTAGAAAAGATGCAAAAACTTCTGAGTTCCAACCTAAGATGAAGGAAAGTGAAAGAAAGGAAGAAATTAATAAATGGAACTGGGCGATTTCTCGCGTTAAAACCGGAAACTAG
- the rsmI gene encoding 16S rRNA (cytidine(1402)-2'-O)-methyltransferase codes for MAHKREKGSLYVVATPIGNLGDITLRALEIFKEVDLVLCESAKETRSLFSKLEIVTPVLALYKDSSETPYANVLEQLMSGKSMALVSDAGTPGVSDPGSQMVRTAREKGIRIVPVPGASALTALLSVSGFQVNPTYFLGFLSEKPSKKRRELERASEIDGLVVFYESVHKLPRLYPMLEELFPETEVLVGRELTKTFEEVLYYANPRELVKNPPNAKGEFVFLLNHRKKTLKGISDSSDM; via the coding sequence TTGGCCCATAAACGCGAGAAAGGTTCTCTTTATGTAGTGGCAACCCCAATTGGAAATTTGGGAGACATTACCTTACGGGCCTTAGAAATTTTTAAAGAGGTAGATCTTGTCCTCTGTGAGTCAGCAAAGGAAACTCGTTCCCTTTTTTCAAAGTTGGAAATTGTGACTCCCGTTCTTGCCCTTTATAAAGATAGCTCTGAAACCCCTTATGCCAATGTCCTCGAACAATTGATGAGTGGAAAATCGATGGCTTTGGTATCCGATGCAGGAACCCCAGGTGTTTCCGATCCAGGGAGCCAAATGGTTCGCACGGCTCGCGAAAAAGGAATTCGAATTGTTCCTGTGCCCGGTGCTTCTGCCCTAACCGCATTACTTTCTGTTTCTGGATTTCAGGTCAATCCCACTTATTTTTTGGGATTCCTCTCTGAAAAACCGAGTAAAAAACGCCGAGAATTAGAAAGAGCATCGGAGATTGATGGACTCGTTGTTTTTTATGAATCTGTCCACAAACTTCCAAGGCTCTATCCCATGCTCGAAGAACTCTTTCCGGAGACGGAAGTTCTTGTGGGAAGGGAGTTGACAAAGACCTTTGAAGAGGTACTTTACTATGCAAATCCTAGGGAATTGGTGAAAAATCCACCAAACGCCAAGGGAGAGTTTGTTTTTCTCTTAAATCATCGAAAAAAAACACTTAAGGGAATTTCGGATTCCTCCGATATGTGA
- the nadE gene encoding NAD(+) synthase, whose amino-acid sequence MPKIKIAAVTLNTTPLDFLGNYESILQAIKSPETNEADCILFPELCISGYGCEDAFYKPYVWTRSEEIIKELKTVSKNQILILGLPVFVGSFLYNCMAVLYGGKVIALVPKLNLANTGVHYERRWFHSESDFLNRTISFAGDTVPFGHFIFQTDTWNFGVEICEDSWSVQKPASFYSLQGTDVLFSPGASHFAMGKQKIRRQIFTESSRNQCNLQVFTNLVGNESGRIIFEGGALFASTGNLVKEGPRLSFSPFQVTSHIFDPLEIRAAKARSFRDSKPNSYRTEIPKIQLELLNDKKEEHSLGFSVLDKRRDSEPETSSSSVSFSVYEEFTKAVSLGLYDYLRKSKTKGYTLSLSGGADSATCALLVNTMKEVTKRENGDLIFSSLGIQEKELLVTIYQKTENNSSLTEEIAKTLSEELGYPFYSIPIDGAVDTSVKLIESVLGKTLNWKEHDLPLQNIQARVRSPLVWLLANLNGHLLLSTGNRSEAAVGYTTMDGDSSGSLAPLAGVSKEFLLDWLDDIQKENNRFISPKESIRILRNTKPTAELKPLSEHQEDEKDLMPYPILQSIERKLVYLAVRDEDCLETLKQEFPWETLEILSGYIKKFKKLFMISQWKRERLPPSFHLDEYGLDPKSSYRYPILSGET is encoded by the coding sequence ATGCCCAAAATTAAAATTGCCGCAGTTACACTCAATACAACTCCCCTAGATTTTTTGGGGAATTATGAATCCATCCTCCAGGCAATCAAAAGTCCAGAAACAAACGAAGCGGATTGTATTCTTTTTCCTGAACTTTGTATTTCGGGATACGGATGTGAGGACGCATTTTACAAACCTTATGTTTGGACTCGTTCCGAAGAAATCATCAAAGAACTAAAAACGGTTTCCAAAAATCAAATTTTGATTCTGGGCCTTCCCGTATTCGTTGGATCTTTCTTATACAACTGTATGGCTGTGCTCTATGGCGGAAAGGTGATAGCCCTTGTTCCTAAATTAAATTTAGCAAACACTGGCGTACACTATGAACGCCGATGGTTCCATTCTGAATCCGATTTTTTAAACAGAACCATTTCCTTTGCGGGGGACACGGTTCCCTTTGGGCATTTTATCTTCCAAACAGATACTTGGAACTTTGGAGTGGAGATTTGTGAAGACAGTTGGTCTGTACAAAAACCAGCCTCCTTCTATTCCCTACAAGGAACTGATGTTTTGTTTTCCCCTGGTGCCTCTCATTTTGCCATGGGCAAACAAAAGATACGAAGACAAATTTTTACAGAGTCTAGCAGAAACCAGTGTAACCTCCAAGTGTTCACCAATCTTGTCGGAAACGAATCCGGACGAATCATCTTTGAAGGCGGAGCCCTATTTGCTTCCACAGGCAATTTAGTTAAAGAAGGACCAAGATTATCTTTTTCTCCCTTCCAAGTGACTTCCCATATTTTTGATCCATTGGAAATTCGTGCGGCCAAAGCCAGATCTTTCCGTGATTCCAAACCCAATTCCTATAGGACAGAGATTCCAAAAATCCAACTAGAACTTTTAAATGACAAAAAAGAGGAACACAGTTTGGGATTTTCTGTTTTAGACAAAAGAAGAGATTCCGAACCGGAAACAAGTTCCAGTTCCGTTAGTTTCAGCGTTTATGAAGAATTCACAAAGGCCGTTTCTCTTGGCCTTTATGATTATTTAAGAAAATCCAAAACCAAAGGATATACACTTTCTCTTTCTGGGGGGGCCGACAGTGCCACCTGCGCCCTACTTGTGAATACCATGAAAGAAGTCACAAAAAGGGAGAATGGTGATTTGATCTTTTCTTCTCTCGGAATCCAAGAAAAAGAACTTTTAGTCACCATTTATCAAAAAACAGAAAACAATTCCTCTCTCACAGAGGAAATTGCAAAAACATTAAGCGAAGAACTAGGTTACCCTTTTTATTCCATACCCATAGATGGGGCAGTAGATACTTCTGTAAAACTCATCGAGTCTGTCCTTGGAAAAACTTTGAACTGGAAAGAACATGATTTACCTTTACAAAATATCCAAGCCAGGGTTCGTTCCCCTCTTGTTTGGTTACTTGCCAATCTAAACGGACATTTACTTTTATCTACGGGAAACCGTAGCGAAGCTGCTGTTGGTTACACAACGATGGATGGAGATTCCTCGGGGTCACTCGCACCACTAGCAGGTGTTAGCAAGGAGTTTTTACTCGATTGGTTGGATGATATCCAAAAAGAAAACAATCGTTTTATTTCTCCCAAAGAATCCATTCGTATTTTACGAAATACAAAACCAACTGCCGAACTAAAACCTCTTTCCGAACACCAAGAAGATGAAAAAGATTTGATGCCTTATCCTATCTTACAATCGATCGAAAGGAAACTTGTGTATTTAGCAGTGAGGGACGAGGATTGTTTGGAAACTCTAAAACAAGAATTCCCTTGGGAAACTTTAGAAATACTTTCCGGCTATATCAAAAAGTTTAAAAAACTATTTATGATTTCACAATGGAAAAGAGAGAGGCTTCCTCCCTCCTTCCATCTGGATGAGTACGGCCTGGATCCAAAATCCAGTTACCGTTATCCCATCCTATCAGGTGAAACTTAA
- a CDS encoding flagellar motor switch protein FliG, which produces MIYRQGNNYHFFLATADSIARFQTSVHPFYPVPKKKIPELPSVTPDPILFPQFLYELQYNRQSFVSKPVFTPTYMGTTKIQKDQETKPIPGFFPLTTTIGGIRNAPSFLYRGKRDKFQSAKYLSLRDIIHPELSEVLVREKIESLYFDIRSKTYLFRLVSILFSGTPKEEETIVSNLFRYEPEFAKFLNKQMFTVEMIPMIHGNFLQEILRDHDERYIKYILPSLSKPAMEVVRTSISKNKMKQILDGPAKKPQEGEDLVSIIETELFKRFARNIYYEEGSIFTYRENGEEERKEEVPFVNAEKFNFFIFGNSLQFYGRTTTKLFFKTNDWIDVLRFDFFLSRKEIETTEFHRLPPDLLIEIPYYQTGIFLVGGGITKERKPFEFSLLWFDY; this is translated from the coding sequence TTGATTTACCGACAAGGAAACAATTACCATTTCTTTTTAGCCACAGCGGACTCTATTGCAAGGTTCCAAACTTCCGTTCATCCCTTCTATCCGGTTCCCAAGAAAAAAATTCCAGAATTACCTTCTGTCACTCCAGACCCAATTCTTTTTCCTCAGTTTTTATACGAGTTACAATACAACAGACAATCCTTTGTATCCAAACCTGTTTTTACACCCACTTACATGGGTACAACGAAGATCCAAAAGGATCAGGAAACCAAACCAATCCCTGGATTTTTTCCCTTAACCACCACAATCGGTGGGATACGAAATGCACCATCCTTTCTTTACCGAGGAAAACGCGACAAGTTCCAATCGGCAAAGTATTTGTCGCTCCGAGATATCATCCATCCAGAATTATCGGAAGTTTTGGTGCGGGAAAAAATTGAGTCTTTGTATTTTGATATAAGAAGTAAAACCTATCTTTTTCGTTTGGTATCCATTCTTTTTTCAGGAACCCCAAAGGAAGAAGAAACAATTGTTTCTAATTTATTTCGCTATGAACCAGAATTTGCCAAATTCTTAAACAAACAGATGTTTACTGTAGAGATGATTCCCATGATCCATGGAAATTTTTTACAAGAAATTCTCCGTGACCACGATGAAAGGTATATCAAATACATTCTTCCTAGTCTTTCCAAACCGGCAATGGAAGTTGTTCGAACTTCTATCTCTAAAAACAAAATGAAACAAATTTTAGATGGGCCCGCAAAAAAACCGCAAGAAGGAGAGGATTTGGTTTCTATTATTGAAACAGAACTTTTCAAACGATTTGCTAGAAATATTTATTACGAAGAAGGATCCATCTTTACCTACCGGGAAAACGGCGAAGAGGAACGAAAAGAAGAAGTTCCCTTTGTGAATGCTGAGAAGTTTAATTTTTTTATTTTTGGTAACTCTCTCCAATTTTATGGAAGAACCACTACCAAACTATTTTTTAAAACCAATGATTGGATTGATGTCCTCCGATTTGATTTCTTTCTGTCTCGGAAAGAAATTGAAACCACAGAATTTCATAGATTACCTCCCGACTTACTAATCGAGATTCCCTATTACCAGACGGGAATTTTTCTTGTTGGTGGTGGAATTACGAAGGAAAGAAAACCCTTTGAATTTTCCCTCCTTTGGTTTGATTACTAA